The following proteins are encoded in a genomic region of Sorangiineae bacterium MSr12523:
- a CDS encoding tetratricopeptide repeat protein, with protein MFVKSRVVACISVAVLSVLSFSADALAQQPTTSPPANPPVREQKAGSDLAVAESLFREGKAAMREKRYEEACSKFGESMRLDPQMGTLLNLAACHEITGKTASAWGEFNEVMAQAARAGQSSRVDFAKQHAAAVEAKLSRVKFVSAPPSSAAATIKIDGKTIGAGTLGTSIPMDPGTHRIEVSASGKKSRDVTFEVPQGPSTTEIQVPALEDTSVASARTEEPAPKEPTRSPSSSKRTLGFVLGGVGIAGLAAGTVFGVIYLGKKDDYNKCNGFCGGSEQADQDQKSSAQTAGWISTAAFGVGIVGLAAGTILILTSKPPSVEKSATLRVVPSLSLQRGGVSLEGTF; from the coding sequence ATGTTCGTAAAGTCTCGAGTCGTTGCCTGCATCAGCGTCGCAGTGCTCTCCGTGCTCTCCTTTTCGGCCGACGCGCTGGCGCAACAACCGACCACGAGTCCACCCGCGAATCCTCCCGTAAGAGAGCAAAAAGCGGGCTCCGATCTCGCCGTCGCCGAATCGCTGTTCCGCGAAGGCAAAGCCGCCATGCGCGAGAAGCGCTACGAAGAAGCGTGCTCCAAATTCGGCGAGAGCATGCGCCTCGACCCGCAGATGGGCACCCTCTTGAACCTCGCCGCCTGCCACGAGATCACCGGCAAAACCGCCAGCGCGTGGGGTGAATTCAACGAGGTCATGGCCCAAGCCGCCCGCGCCGGCCAGAGCAGCCGCGTCGACTTCGCCAAGCAACACGCCGCCGCCGTCGAAGCGAAGCTCTCGCGCGTGAAGTTCGTCTCCGCGCCGCCGTCTTCCGCCGCGGCCACCATCAAGATCGACGGCAAGACCATCGGCGCCGGCACCCTCGGCACGTCCATTCCGATGGATCCGGGCACGCATCGCATCGAGGTCAGCGCGTCGGGCAAAAAATCGCGCGACGTCACCTTCGAAGTCCCGCAGGGGCCGAGCACCACGGAAATCCAAGTCCCCGCCCTGGAAGACACCTCCGTCGCGAGCGCCCGCACCGAGGAGCCGGCTCCCAAGGAACCCACGCGATCGCCCTCGTCCAGCAAGCGCACCCTCGGCTTCGTCCTCGGGGGCGTCGGTATCGCAGGCCTCGCCGCCGGCACCGTGTTCGGTGTCATCTACCTGGGCAAGAAGGACGACTACAACAAGTGCAACGGCTTCTGCGGAGGCAGCGAGCAGGCCGACCAGGACCAAAAAAGCTCCGCCCAGACGGCGGGGTGGATCTCCACCGCGGCCTTTGGCGTCGGCATCGTCGGCTTGGCCGCAGGAACCATCCTGATCCTCACGTCGAAGCCGCCGTCCGTCGAGAAGTCCGCGACATTGCGCGTCGTTCCATCGTTGAGCTTGCAACGTGGGGGCGTTTCCCTCGAGGGAACCTTCTAG
- a CDS encoding serine/threonine protein kinase — translation MTVAPEIDGVPEPGAVLLKKYRVERVLGQGGMGVVISAWHAALEQRVALKFLVGDAIRQREAVERFLREARAAVKLHSEHVAKVTDVGMLETGSPYMVMEFLDGRDLGDILEDGLTVPVSVAVDYVIQAIDAIAEAHARGIVHRDLKPSNLFVTRRDDGSNVIKVLDFGISKSDAFSSGIDKAALTRTAAVMGSPLYMSPEQFRSSKRVDWRTDIWALGVILYELVCHEVPFIGETVGEVFEIVLQNEPTSVRDLRPDAPEGLEEVILRCLRKKPEDRYADVAELAQALAPFGSGEWDRCVHRARRLLAGKSLSRLMTEGPPSSHNAMVVGPGVSGVAPKVAVSLPAVRHTSGGWGTSASHLTPRRPRWQLITGLGAAALLFLGGIAIVKIVDRNGSDRPAASAVDPLATEPPPKVQSLAVATPPAQASVVSAQIDAGAAPPGNRPRKAPAKAAAPKPANTPNDVAAAKPVDGVLDERH, via the coding sequence ATGACCGTGGCGCCGGAGATCGACGGGGTACCCGAGCCAGGTGCAGTTCTCCTCAAGAAGTACCGTGTCGAACGCGTGCTGGGGCAAGGCGGGATGGGCGTGGTCATCTCTGCGTGGCACGCCGCATTGGAGCAACGAGTTGCCCTGAAGTTCCTCGTGGGCGACGCCATCCGGCAGCGCGAAGCCGTCGAGCGATTTCTTCGCGAGGCGCGCGCCGCCGTCAAACTGCACAGTGAACATGTGGCCAAGGTGACCGACGTGGGCATGCTCGAAACGGGCTCGCCCTACATGGTCATGGAGTTCCTCGATGGACGCGATCTCGGCGACATCCTCGAGGACGGCCTCACCGTGCCCGTTTCGGTCGCCGTCGATTACGTGATTCAAGCCATCGATGCCATTGCCGAGGCGCATGCGCGCGGCATCGTCCATCGCGATCTCAAGCCGTCGAACCTCTTCGTCACCCGGCGAGACGATGGCAGCAACGTCATCAAGGTGCTCGATTTCGGTATTTCGAAATCGGACGCGTTCTCCTCCGGCATCGACAAGGCCGCCCTCACGCGCACGGCCGCCGTCATGGGTTCGCCGCTCTACATGTCGCCGGAGCAATTCCGCTCTTCGAAACGCGTCGACTGGCGCACGGACATCTGGGCCCTCGGCGTGATCCTCTACGAGCTCGTCTGCCACGAGGTGCCCTTCATCGGCGAGACCGTCGGCGAGGTGTTCGAGATTGTCCTGCAGAACGAGCCCACCAGCGTTCGCGATCTCCGCCCCGATGCACCGGAGGGCCTGGAGGAGGTGATCCTCCGCTGCCTGCGCAAAAAGCCGGAGGACCGCTACGCCGATGTCGCGGAGCTCGCCCAAGCGCTCGCGCCGTTTGGTTCGGGCGAGTGGGATCGCTGCGTCCACCGCGCGCGCCGGCTCCTTGCTGGCAAATCGCTCTCGCGCCTGATGACCGAGGGCCCGCCCTCGAGCCACAACGCCATGGTCGTGGGGCCCGGCGTGAGCGGCGTCGCGCCGAAGGTCGCCGTTTCGCTCCCGGCGGTGCGCCACACCAGCGGAGGGTGGGGGACCAGTGCCTCGCACCTCACGCCGCGCCGGCCCCGCTGGCAACTCATCACCGGCCTGGGCGCTGCCGCGTTGCTCTTCCTGGGCGGCATCGCCATCGTCAAAATCGTCGACCGCAACGGTTCCGATCGCCCGGCGGCCTCCGCCGTCGATCCGCTCGCCACCGAGCCTCCGCCGAAAGTGCAATCCTTGGCCGTGGCCACGCCGCCTGCGCAAGCGAGCGTCGTTTCAGCGCAAATCGACGCCGGTGCTGCGCCTCCGGGGAACCGCCCGCGCAAAGCGCCCGCCAAAGCCGCGGCGCCCAAGCCAGCAAACACCCCGAACGATGTCGCGGCCGCGAAACCGGTCGACGGAGTCCTGGACGAACGTCATTAA
- the cmk gene encoding (d)CMP kinase — translation MTSIASGTSRNRPIVAIDGPAGAGKSSVARRLAERLGFVLVDTGALYRTVALAAERGSIAFDDAEGLERLTHSLVESSAIAFTRSEGREPRVLLWGEDVSDAIRTPEIGMGASIVSAHPGVRAGLLDLQRKLGEGGGVVLEGRDIGTVVFPDAEVKFFLTASPEVRATRRYEELLAKGQSVTFEGTLEEVKKRDAQDMNRAHAPLRRAPTAILIDSSDNTVDETVSKMADLVQAHITQMEG, via the coding sequence ATGACCTCAATTGCGTCGGGTACGTCGCGAAATAGGCCCATCGTTGCCATCGATGGGCCCGCGGGGGCGGGGAAAAGCAGCGTGGCGCGCCGGCTGGCCGAAAGGCTCGGCTTCGTGCTCGTCGACACGGGCGCGCTGTACCGCACCGTCGCCCTCGCGGCGGAGCGGGGCAGCATCGCCTTCGATGATGCGGAAGGCCTCGAACGGCTGACGCACTCGCTGGTGGAGTCCAGCGCCATCGCCTTCACGCGCTCCGAAGGGCGCGAACCGCGCGTCCTGCTCTGGGGCGAGGACGTGTCCGATGCGATCCGCACGCCGGAAATCGGCATGGGCGCGAGCATCGTCTCGGCGCACCCGGGCGTGCGCGCGGGCTTGCTCGACCTGCAGCGAAAGCTCGGCGAAGGCGGGGGCGTGGTCCTCGAGGGCCGCGACATCGGCACCGTCGTGTTCCCGGATGCCGAGGTGAAATTCTTCCTCACGGCATCGCCCGAGGTGCGGGCCACGCGCCGTTACGAGGAACTCCTGGCCAAAGGCCAGAGCGTGACCTTCGAGGGCACCCTCGAGGAAGTGAAAAAGCGCGACGCGCAGGACATGAACCGCGCCCACGCGCCGCTCCGTCGCGCCCCGACGGCGATCCTCATCGACTCGTCCGACAACACCGTCGACGAAACCGTCTCCAAAATGGCGGATCTCGTTCAGGCCCACATCACGCAGATGGAAGGATGA
- a CDS encoding zinc ribbon domain-containing protein — protein sequence MPTYEYACSNCQNQWEEIQKISEPASTVCPKCNQSTARRQISGGNFILKGGGWYADLYSSTKKTEGSKANGTSSNGDASKKADATPAASSSSNGSSGAGSQSSSSGSGSSSGSGGSSGGSSSSSSGS from the coding sequence ATGCCGACCTACGAGTACGCCTGCTCGAACTGCCAGAATCAGTGGGAAGAGATTCAGAAGATCTCCGAGCCTGCCTCCACCGTGTGCCCCAAGTGCAACCAATCCACCGCACGGCGGCAGATCAGCGGGGGCAACTTCATTCTCAAAGGGGGAGGCTGGTACGCCGACCTCTATTCTTCGACCAAGAAAACGGAAGGCTCCAAGGCCAACGGAACATCGTCGAATGGCGATGCTTCGAAGAAGGCCGACGCGACACCGGCGGCCTCGTCGTCATCGAATGGTTCGTCCGGCGCAGGCTCACAGAGCAGTTCGAGCGGCTCCGGATCCTCTTCTGGTTCCGGCGGCTCCTCGGGAGGCTCGTCGAGTTCCAGTAGCGGGAGTTAG
- a CDS encoding GGDEF domain-containing protein: protein MSERPRPQDFEDDDAESAKTRVTHPRTKRLLVKEGVGQGGCLVCIYTGDATQLGKRFVLTNPTRIGRGEENEIVLEGDSVSRRHCLVEEKDGRWWCNDQRSTNGTYVNDERVMGERRLENGDRVKVGSTIFKYFSGDDVEALYHEEIYRMTIIDGLTGAYLKRYLLEYLDKEIGRARRHERELSLMMFDLDHFKRINDERGHVTGDHVLKEVARIVLGRIRPGDVLARYGGEEFAVVLPETPLEAARILAEVLRTSIENNVFEFQGARIPVTISCGLASFTKGDKTGLELIQRADEKLYVAKRAGRNRVE, encoded by the coding sequence ATGTCCGAACGCCCTCGCCCTCAAGACTTCGAAGACGACGACGCGGAGAGCGCAAAAACGCGCGTCACCCATCCCCGCACGAAGCGCTTGTTGGTCAAAGAGGGCGTCGGTCAGGGGGGGTGCCTCGTGTGCATCTACACGGGCGATGCGACCCAGCTCGGCAAGCGCTTCGTCCTGACGAACCCGACGCGCATCGGCCGGGGCGAAGAAAACGAGATCGTGCTCGAGGGCGATAGCGTGTCGCGCCGGCACTGCCTGGTCGAGGAGAAGGACGGCCGTTGGTGGTGCAACGACCAGCGCTCCACGAACGGCACCTACGTCAACGACGAGCGCGTGATGGGGGAGCGCCGTCTGGAAAATGGCGACCGCGTGAAGGTCGGGTCGACCATCTTCAAATACTTCTCCGGCGACGACGTCGAGGCGCTGTACCACGAGGAAATCTACCGGATGACCATCATCGATGGTCTGACCGGCGCGTATTTGAAGCGCTACCTGCTCGAGTACCTCGACAAGGAGATCGGGCGCGCACGCCGGCACGAGCGCGAGCTCTCGCTGATGATGTTCGACCTCGATCATTTCAAGCGCATCAACGACGAGCGCGGCCACGTCACCGGCGATCACGTGCTCAAAGAGGTCGCGCGCATCGTGCTCGGGCGCATTCGCCCGGGCGACGTGCTGGCCCGCTACGGCGGCGAGGAGTTCGCGGTGGTGCTGCCGGAAACGCCGCTGGAGGCCGCGCGCATCCTGGCCGAGGTGTTGCGCACCAGCATCGAGAACAACGTGTTCGAGTTCCAAGGGGCGCGCATTCCTGTGACGATCTCGTGCGGCCTGGCCAGCTTCACCAAGGGCGACAAGACCGGGCTCGAGTTGATCCAGCGCGCCGACGAGAAGCTTTACGTCGCCAAGCGCGCCGGCCGCAATCGCGTGGAATAG
- a CDS encoding chorismate mutase, translating to MSDRKRASVELLQQVAKLDAQILAALDNRARISRKLRELRADDAPQLRSDPGALHELVARGHDMPAESLEAIFREIFAACLALELPVKVVYAGAEGGLAHEAARARFGKTADLTSVEGTPAALEEVARRRAEFAVVPIETKLEGIVQPTILALVATDLKIVSAVESPSKPGVGDASERVRYAIVGARPSSRTGEDVTALVFNVADTPGALLDVLRQFAERGVNLLRIQSQPAQPLQSTLLVDAWTYLFFVEVAGHTTDRPLVTAFEEVKRLTKFFKVLGSYSV from the coding sequence GTGAGCGACCGCAAACGCGCGAGCGTGGAGCTTTTGCAGCAAGTCGCCAAACTCGACGCTCAGATTCTCGCCGCACTCGACAACCGAGCGCGGATTTCCCGGAAACTTCGCGAACTTCGGGCCGATGATGCACCGCAGCTTCGCAGCGATCCGGGAGCCCTTCACGAGCTCGTGGCCCGCGGGCACGACATGCCTGCCGAGAGCTTGGAGGCGATCTTCCGTGAGATTTTCGCCGCCTGCCTGGCCCTCGAGCTGCCCGTCAAAGTGGTGTACGCAGGGGCGGAGGGCGGGCTTGCCCACGAGGCCGCGCGTGCGCGCTTCGGCAAAACCGCGGACCTTACCTCCGTGGAAGGGACGCCCGCCGCGCTCGAGGAGGTGGCACGGCGCCGTGCGGAGTTTGCCGTCGTGCCCATCGAAACGAAGCTCGAAGGCATCGTCCAACCGACCATCCTGGCACTCGTTGCCACGGATCTGAAAATCGTGTCGGCCGTCGAGTCGCCGAGCAAGCCGGGGGTGGGCGATGCGAGCGAGCGTGTACGCTACGCGATCGTCGGCGCGCGCCCGTCGAGTCGAACGGGGGAGGATGTCACCGCCCTCGTCTTCAACGTGGCGGACACGCCGGGGGCGCTGCTCGACGTCCTGCGGCAATTCGCCGAGCGTGGCGTCAATCTGCTGCGCATCCAGTCCCAACCGGCGCAACCGCTCCAGTCCACGCTGCTCGTGGATGCCTGGACCTACCTCTTTTTCGTCGAGGTGGCCGGCCACACCACGGACCGCCCGCTCGTCACCGCCTTCGAGGAGGTCAAACGGTTGACGAAGTTTTTCAAAGTGCTCGGCTCGTATTCGGTATGA
- the smc gene encoding chromosome segregation protein SMC, with protein sequence MKIKKLEMIGFKSFVDRTIVNFEHDVMGIVGPNGCGKSNIVDAIRWCMGEQSAKHLRGRAMEDVIFNGSESRAANEFAEVTLTFENDAGDVPLEYKDYPEIAVTRRLNRNGDSDYLINKTQVRLKDVTDLFLGTGVGAKAYSIIEQGKVGLIVSAKPEDRRLLIEEAAGITKYKSKKKQAERKMEMTQQNLLRVGDIVAEIERNLGSLKRQAAKAERFLSYRKELEDLQLYEASHRYLELSGWIKLEANEVERFTTESDQARVALTEREAQLEGFRTQMHTAEEQLEQAQNANFGAENEVRAEEAAMARAQDKLDGLRQRDEKASTEEREIEEQWQGVVRERETVLEEMAALEGVEETHASLVGGEEDQLAELVAAHNEAEQSVKTVRQQVSQAQANIASAQAKLAGIERRKDEMQARLDKVVSERERLEGERLEQASRTSRLEQEITEHRTGKEMSAEEQAQLETRLEELKLQIATSERELEEAKNEFSRKRSRLHALEEMLARLEGVGAGVKALVGTKDETLCGLVADRIEAPAEFTLAVAGWLGSRLHDVVVRDVDRGLSLLDGLAQDKKGRAVIVPQSPQYVAGTIAVGDAPRLVERLRYAPEDEELVRSLFGDTLVAKDIPEARRLRETLGNVAVVTLAGTVFFQDGRIAGGTGEDVAAGMLDTKRETRELTEDVARLDVLVTERLAQHQTLRAELGETQGALDSARHRAHQDELSLVRAEKDLRALEDQLATIVQRLEALSTEVEDLGSTLAEADVERAETQRALEESNALHEEGSAQLGEAEALAESWRDRVDAQRQVLTEKKVQLAGAREKLTAARSTLSRLERSTKELEERRTRLQAEILECAKSIGETAALLMAHREKHAAAAEVARVAAEELTRTRTEVESLRVFFGEHEGVLKELRASAELAREELTRHEMALRERRLAMTHLLEGVAEKFRGLELGRVVGDYHMRPPPEEETHERISELGTLIERMGSVNLDAVREHAEAEKRYEFYSTQKLDLEKALADLNQAIQQMNKESKRLFADTFQAVKEKFETIFPQMFRGGRASLRLTNPEDMLETGIDILAQPPGKKLSSIELMSGGEKALTAVSLIFAIFQIKPSPFCILDEVDAPLDEANVARYNEMIRNMTDRSQFILITHIKRTMQMVDVLYGVTMQESGVSRLVSVKINDTAEKKQRPGLPATGGSAAAVA encoded by the coding sequence ATGAAGATCAAAAAGCTCGAGATGATCGGGTTCAAGTCGTTCGTCGATCGGACCATCGTCAACTTCGAACACGACGTGATGGGCATCGTCGGCCCGAACGGCTGCGGCAAGTCGAACATCGTCGACGCCATCCGTTGGTGCATGGGCGAGCAGTCGGCGAAGCACCTGCGCGGTCGGGCGATGGAGGACGTGATCTTCAACGGCTCCGAATCGCGCGCCGCGAACGAGTTCGCCGAGGTCACCCTCACCTTCGAGAACGACGCGGGTGACGTTCCGCTCGAGTACAAAGACTACCCCGAGATCGCCGTCACGCGCCGGTTGAACCGCAACGGCGACAGCGACTACTTGATCAACAAGACACAGGTTCGTCTCAAGGACGTGACGGATCTCTTCCTCGGCACCGGCGTCGGCGCCAAGGCGTACTCGATCATCGAGCAGGGCAAGGTCGGCCTCATCGTGAGCGCCAAGCCGGAGGACCGGCGCCTGCTGATCGAGGAGGCCGCGGGCATCACGAAGTACAAGTCGAAGAAGAAGCAGGCCGAGCGCAAGATGGAGATGACGCAGCAAAACTTGCTGCGCGTCGGTGACATCGTGGCCGAGATCGAGCGCAACCTCGGTTCGTTGAAGCGCCAGGCGGCCAAGGCCGAGCGCTTCCTCTCGTACCGCAAAGAGCTCGAAGATCTGCAGCTCTACGAAGCCTCGCACCGGTACTTGGAGCTGTCGGGCTGGATCAAGCTCGAGGCGAACGAGGTGGAGCGCTTCACGACGGAGAGCGACCAGGCGCGCGTGGCCCTGACCGAGCGCGAAGCGCAGCTCGAGGGCTTCCGCACGCAGATGCACACCGCCGAGGAGCAGCTCGAGCAGGCGCAGAACGCGAACTTCGGCGCCGAAAACGAGGTGCGGGCGGAAGAAGCGGCGATGGCGCGCGCGCAGGACAAGCTCGATGGGCTGCGCCAGCGCGACGAGAAGGCCTCGACCGAGGAGCGCGAGATCGAGGAGCAGTGGCAAGGTGTCGTGCGCGAGCGCGAGACCGTGCTGGAAGAGATGGCAGCCCTCGAGGGCGTCGAGGAGACGCATGCGTCGCTCGTCGGCGGCGAGGAGGACCAGCTCGCGGAGTTGGTCGCCGCGCACAACGAAGCCGAGCAATCGGTGAAGACCGTGCGGCAGCAGGTGTCGCAGGCGCAGGCGAACATCGCGAGCGCACAGGCGAAGCTCGCCGGGATCGAGCGGCGCAAGGACGAGATGCAGGCGCGCCTCGACAAGGTGGTGTCGGAGCGCGAGCGCCTGGAAGGCGAGCGGCTGGAGCAGGCTTCGCGCACCTCGCGGCTCGAGCAGGAGATCACCGAGCACCGCACGGGCAAGGAGATGAGCGCCGAGGAGCAGGCGCAGCTCGAGACGCGGCTCGAAGAGCTGAAGCTGCAGATCGCCACCAGCGAGCGCGAGCTCGAGGAGGCGAAGAACGAGTTTTCGCGCAAGCGCTCGCGGCTCCACGCGCTCGAGGAGATGCTGGCGCGTCTCGAAGGCGTCGGCGCCGGTGTGAAGGCCCTGGTCGGCACGAAGGACGAGACCTTGTGCGGTCTCGTGGCCGACCGCATCGAGGCGCCTGCGGAGTTCACCTTGGCGGTCGCCGGTTGGCTCGGCAGCCGTTTGCACGACGTGGTCGTGCGCGACGTCGACCGCGGCCTTTCGCTGCTCGACGGGCTCGCGCAGGACAAGAAAGGCCGCGCGGTCATCGTTCCGCAGAGTCCTCAGTACGTCGCGGGGACCATCGCGGTGGGCGATGCCCCTCGCCTGGTCGAGCGACTCCGCTATGCGCCGGAGGACGAAGAGCTGGTGCGCTCGCTCTTCGGCGACACCTTGGTGGCGAAAGACATCCCCGAGGCGCGTCGGCTGCGGGAAACGCTGGGCAATGTCGCGGTGGTGACGCTCGCGGGGACGGTGTTCTTCCAGGACGGGCGCATCGCCGGCGGTACGGGCGAAGACGTGGCCGCGGGCATGCTCGACACGAAGCGCGAGACACGCGAGCTCACGGAAGATGTCGCGCGCTTGGACGTGCTGGTGACCGAGCGCCTCGCGCAGCATCAGACCTTGCGCGCGGAGTTGGGCGAGACCCAGGGCGCGCTGGACAGTGCACGCCATCGGGCGCACCAAGACGAGCTTTCGCTGGTCCGCGCGGAGAAGGATCTGCGCGCGCTCGAAGACCAACTTGCCACCATCGTGCAGCGGCTCGAGGCCCTGTCGACCGAGGTGGAGGACCTCGGCTCGACGTTGGCCGAGGCGGACGTGGAGCGTGCGGAGACGCAGCGCGCCCTCGAGGAGTCCAACGCGCTTCACGAGGAGGGCAGCGCCCAGCTCGGCGAGGCGGAGGCTTTGGCGGAATCGTGGCGCGATCGCGTGGACGCGCAGCGCCAGGTGCTCACCGAGAAGAAGGTGCAGCTGGCCGGTGCGCGCGAAAAGCTCACCGCGGCGCGCAGCACCTTGAGCCGGCTCGAGCGAAGCACCAAGGAGCTCGAGGAGCGGCGCACGCGTTTGCAGGCGGAGATCCTCGAGTGCGCGAAGTCCATCGGCGAAACCGCCGCCCTGCTCATGGCCCACCGCGAGAAGCACGCCGCGGCCGCCGAGGTCGCGCGCGTGGCCGCCGAGGAACTCACCCGCACGCGCACCGAGGTCGAGTCGCTGCGCGTCTTCTTCGGCGAACACGAGGGCGTGCTCAAGGAGCTCCGGGCGAGCGCCGAGCTGGCCCGCGAGGAGCTCACGCGGCACGAAATGGCCTTGCGCGAGCGCCGCTTGGCCATGACCCACCTGCTCGAAGGCGTCGCGGAGAAGTTCCGCGGGCTCGAGCTCGGCCGCGTCGTCGGCGACTACCACATGCGGCCGCCGCCCGAGGAGGAGACGCACGAGCGCATCTCCGAGCTGGGCACGCTCATCGAGCGCATGGGCAGCGTGAACCTCGACGCCGTGCGCGAGCACGCCGAGGCCGAGAAGCGCTACGAGTTCTACTCGACGCAGAAGCTGGACCTCGAGAAGGCGCTGGCCGACTTGAACCAGGCCATCCAGCAAATGAACAAGGAATCGAAGCGCCTCTTCGCCGACACGTTCCAGGCGGTGAAGGAGAAGTTCGAGACGATCTTCCCGCAGATGTTCCGCGGCGGGCGGGCTTCGCTCCGGCTGACCAACCCGGAGGACATGCTGGAGACGGGCATCGACATCCTCGCGCAGCCGCCGGGGAAGAAGCTGTCCAGCATCGAGCTGATGAGCGGTGGCGAAAAGGCGCTGACCGCGGTGTCGCTCATCTTCGCGATCTTCCAGATCAAGCCTTCGCCCTTCTGCATCCTGGACGAGGTCGACGCCCCGCTCGACGAGGCGAATGTTGCAAGATACAACGAGATGATCCGCAACATGACGGATCGGTCGCAGTTCATCTTGATCACGCACATCAAACGGACGATGCAGATGGTGGACGTGCTTTACGGCGTCACCATGCAAGAGTCGGGCGTTTCTCGCCTGGTCAGCGTGAAGATCAACGACACGGCGGAGAAGAAGCAGCGCCCGGGGCTGCCGGCGACCGGCGGTTCGGCGGCGGCGGTGGCTTAA
- the aroA gene encoding 3-phosphoshikimate 1-carboxyvinyltransferase, with the protein MTDLVIHPIGEGALSGSVPVPSDKSIGHRALLFSALCNGKSRISGFSFSADNVSTADALRAMGVRIETTGKTELTVEGVGLYGLRAPDKPLDCGNSGTTMRLITGILAAQSFPSTLIGDHSLTKRPMMRIVGPLRARGARIDGQPHPKREGDITAPLQIHGLGEGQYLGPIEYESPVSSAQIKSAILLSGLFAHGATHFKEPTLSRDHTERMLSALGVPLRTVGTMVELDPAGWNGQMPALDTEIVGDASAAAFLLVAAQIVPGSRVVTRSVGTNPTRTGLLEVLRDMGAGLSIESLGERAGEPIADIHAWSQPLRAATIGGERVARAIDEIPIACALAARASGTTVIRDAEELRVKESDRIATMATVLRSFGVTCEELPDGLRIEGKEGPLEAADIESHGDHRIAMTSAILGLLGRAPTRVRDAGCITTSFPKFVATLRGLGARIDVDEAQ; encoded by the coding sequence GTGACTGATCTCGTAATCCATCCCATCGGTGAGGGCGCGCTTTCGGGCAGCGTCCCGGTTCCTTCGGACAAGAGCATTGGCCATCGCGCCCTCTTGTTCTCCGCACTCTGCAACGGCAAGAGCCGCATCTCGGGCTTTTCGTTCTCGGCAGACAACGTCTCCACGGCCGACGCGCTGCGTGCCATGGGCGTCCGCATCGAGACGACCGGCAAGACCGAGCTGACCGTCGAAGGCGTCGGCCTCTACGGCCTACGTGCCCCCGACAAGCCGCTCGACTGCGGAAACTCGGGAACCACGATGCGCCTCATCACGGGCATCCTCGCGGCGCAGTCGTTTCCCTCGACCCTCATCGGCGATCACTCGCTGACCAAGCGCCCCATGATGCGCATCGTCGGCCCGCTGCGAGCACGCGGTGCGCGCATCGATGGCCAGCCGCACCCCAAGCGCGAGGGCGATATCACCGCGCCGCTGCAGATCCACGGCCTCGGCGAGGGCCAGTACCTCGGTCCCATCGAGTACGAGAGCCCCGTCTCGAGCGCGCAGATCAAGAGCGCCATTTTGCTCTCGGGCCTCTTCGCCCACGGCGCGACGCACTTCAAAGAGCCGACCCTGTCGCGCGATCACACCGAGCGCATGCTGTCGGCCCTGGGCGTGCCGCTCCGCACGGTCGGAACGATGGTGGAGCTCGATCCCGCGGGTTGGAACGGCCAGATGCCTGCGCTCGATACCGAAATCGTGGGCGATGCCTCCGCGGCCGCCTTCTTGCTCGTGGCCGCGCAAATCGTGCCCGGCTCGCGCGTGGTGACCCGTTCCGTCGGTACCAACCCGACGCGCACCGGCCTGCTCGAGGTCCTGCGCGACATGGGCGCGGGCCTCTCGATCGAGTCGCTCGGCGAGCGTGCAGGCGAGCCCATTGCGGACATCCACGCGTGGAGCCAGCCTTTGCGCGCGGCCACCATCGGCGGAGAGCGTGTCGCGCGGGCCATCGACGAGATCCCCATTGCGTGTGCACTCGCCGCGCGGGCCTCCGGCACCACCGTGATCCGCGATGCCGAGGAGCTGCGCGTCAAAGAGAGCGACCGCATCGCCACCATGGCCACCGTGCTTCGCTCCTTCGGCGTGACGTGCGAGGAGCTCCCCGACGGCCTCCGCATCGAAGGAAAAGAGGGCCCGCTCGAGGCGGCGGACATCGAGAGCCACGGCGACCACCGCATTGCCATGACCTCGGCCATCCTCGGCTTGCTCGGGCGCGCGCCCACGCGCGTGCGCGACGCGGGCTGCATCACCACGAGCTTCCCGAAATTCGTTGCCACGTTGCGCGGCCTTGGCGCCCGCATCGATGTCGATGAGGCGCAGTAA